The following proteins come from a genomic window of Nostoc sp. TCL26-01:
- a CDS encoding RuBisCO accumulation factor 1, with protein sequence MTDLPPNTPNPENTANDVVQELLRKLRQKQGTWVEWGNAIASLQKAGYKPQDIFEETGFEPIQQNQVIVGAQVYNSIETAKASAATLAHYTTRGSDVLYELRLLTQAERAEAAELTFTHKLDADEAREIAKAIKDFSRFRQLPEGFSHHAGDAVAYQAWKLARQNNDLQERSRLIAKGLRFAHTQTARKQIEQLLTDFSVVPQRPAPIPPFFRLDSEEELPRIIPVVGKLPLTPQTLKAVPLVEEIEPFRVVKFAGEQAWVALPGWQTLLGAEDPVAIIATSDRFPNPTQIQTGPVIVVVDRSHRQWNDLSYFVVDNAGELDFQWFATETELTILGKVIVIVRPRKILDEEVTKDSWQIDE encoded by the coding sequence ATGACTGACTTACCACCCAACACGCCTAATCCAGAGAATACTGCTAATGATGTTGTCCAAGAGTTGCTGCGAAAATTAAGGCAAAAACAAGGTACTTGGGTGGAATGGGGAAATGCGATCGCTTCTCTACAAAAAGCTGGTTACAAACCCCAAGATATTTTTGAAGAAACGGGATTTGAACCAATTCAACAAAATCAGGTGATTGTTGGCGCTCAAGTCTATAACTCCATAGAAACAGCCAAAGCCTCAGCAGCCACACTAGCGCATTACACTACACGGGGTAGTGATGTCTTATATGAATTACGTTTGCTCACCCAAGCCGAACGAGCTGAGGCGGCTGAGTTAACGTTTACGCATAAACTAGATGCAGATGAAGCCAGGGAAATAGCTAAAGCCATCAAAGACTTCTCTCGTTTCCGCCAGCTACCAGAAGGATTTTCCCACCATGCAGGGGATGCAGTAGCTTATCAAGCTTGGAAGTTAGCACGACAAAACAACGATTTGCAAGAGCGATCGCGTCTAATTGCGAAAGGGTTACGCTTTGCACACACGCAAACAGCTAGGAAACAAATCGAACAATTGCTGACAGATTTTAGCGTCGTTCCCCAACGCCCAGCCCCGATTCCCCCGTTTTTCCGCCTAGATTCAGAAGAAGAACTCCCCCGGATTATCCCTGTTGTTGGTAAGTTACCTTTGACACCACAAACATTAAAAGCTGTTCCTCTTGTAGAAGAAATAGAACCATTTCGAGTCGTTAAATTTGCCGGAGAACAAGCTTGGGTGGCGTTACCCGGTTGGCAAACCCTATTAGGTGCAGAAGATCCCGTAGCAATTATAGCGACAAGCGATCGCTTTCCCAACCCAACTCAAATCCAGACCGGGCCTGTAATTGTCGTTGTAGATCGTTCTCATCGCCAATGGAATGACTTGAGCTACTTTGTCGTCGATAATGCTGGTGAACTAGATTTTCAATGGTTTGCCACAGAAACAGAACTAACCATACTAGGAAAAGTCATCGTCATCGTCCGCCCTCGCAAAATTCTCGATGAAGAAGTCACAAAAGATTCCTGGCAAATCGATGAATAA
- a CDS encoding response regulator: MVDSMTETQTSNRQVTTLERTKKLKILVVDDERDNLDLLYRTFRRDFHVLKADSGVNALEILAAEGEVAVIISDQRMPEMKGTEFLSKTVPQFPDTVRIILTGFTDIEDLVEAINAGQVYKYITKPWDPGELKAVVQRAAETYDILKQRTEELRRANAQMSLLTVLVQVTQASQSLESILTPIATAFSESFAADTCILQLVTGTKLSPTQGFYSSEGNVANWLEQDPLTNEAIATGKMQVSINTTKDAKLADITHYQDSGIQAHLVIPITYRDDLLGVLSLQWQQPGSLREDELSLIQLSAQLVAIALTSSRCHEVKV, encoded by the coding sequence ATGGTTGATTCCATGACCGAAACGCAAACAAGTAACCGTCAAGTCACAACTTTAGAAAGAACGAAAAAGCTGAAAATTTTGGTTGTCGATGATGAACGAGATAATTTAGATTTGCTTTACCGGACTTTTCGCCGAGATTTTCATGTCCTCAAAGCTGATAGTGGAGTCAATGCTTTAGAAATTTTGGCAGCCGAGGGAGAAGTAGCTGTGATCATTTCCGACCAGCGAATGCCAGAAATGAAAGGAACTGAGTTTCTCAGCAAGACTGTACCACAGTTTCCCGATACAGTGAGGATAATTCTCACCGGTTTTACTGATATTGAAGATTTGGTAGAAGCAATTAACGCTGGGCAAGTTTATAAATATATTACTAAGCCTTGGGACCCTGGTGAACTCAAAGCTGTTGTCCAGAGGGCAGCTGAAACCTATGATATACTCAAGCAACGGACAGAAGAATTACGTCGTGCTAACGCGCAAATGTCACTGTTGACTGTTTTAGTACAGGTGACTCAAGCATCGCAGAGTTTAGAATCAATCCTCACACCCATTGCGACTGCATTTAGTGAAAGTTTTGCGGCTGACACTTGTATTTTACAGCTAGTTACAGGTACTAAACTCAGTCCGACTCAAGGGTTTTATAGTAGTGAAGGCAATGTAGCCAATTGGCTAGAACAAGATCCTTTGACTAATGAGGCGATCGCTACAGGCAAAATGCAAGTTTCCATCAACACTACGAAAGATGCTAAACTCGCTGATATCACTCATTATCAAGATAGCGGTATCCAAGCTCATTTAGTCATCCCCATTACCTACCGTGATGATCTGTTAGGTGTTTTGTCTCTCCAGTGGCAACAACCAGGCTCTTTAAGAGAAGATGAATTAAGCCTGATTCAATTATCTGCTCAATTAGTAGCGATCGCTCTGACTAGTAGTCGCTGCCATGAAGTAAAAGTTTAG
- a CDS encoding BrnA antitoxin family protein: protein MNDKDLSNTSRTNWAALEAMEDEGIDYSDIPPLTEEFFEKTTLRIPASQAQRLVQIEPDILEWFQSQDGEYKALINLVLRHYIESVGLRP, encoded by the coding sequence ATGAACGACAAAGATTTGAGCAATACCTCTCGTACTAATTGGGCAGCACTTGAGGCAATGGAAGATGAAGGGATTGATTACTCCGATATTCCACCGTTAACGGAAGAGTTCTTTGAGAAGACTACTTTGAGGATTCCTGCATCTCAAGCACAACGATTAGTCCAGATTGAGCCAGATATTCTGGAGTGGTTTCAATCTCAAGATGGAGAATACAAAGCTTTAATCAACCTAGTTTTACGGCATTACATAGAAAGTGTAGGACTTAGGCCATGA
- the ubiE gene encoding bifunctional demethylmenaquinone methyltransferase/2-methoxy-6-polyprenyl-1,4-benzoquinol methylase UbiE, producing the protein MTNEIRSIFDRIAPVYDQLNDWLSLGQHRIWKEMAIKWSGAKPGDTCLDLCCGSGDLALRLARRIGTAGKVYGVDFSPNLLATAKERSQSTYPQPHIAWIEADVLSLPFADDQFDAATMGYGLRNVTDISRSLQELHRVLKPGAKAAILDFHRPHHQQLRAFQQWYLDSVVVPMAENLGVKEEYAYISPSLDRFPIGKEQVVLAQQVGFVSVTHYPIANGMMGILVVSK; encoded by the coding sequence ATGACCAACGAAATCCGTAGCATTTTTGACCGTATTGCTCCTGTGTATGACCAATTGAATGATTGGTTAAGTCTGGGACAACATCGCATATGGAAAGAAATGGCGATTAAATGGAGTGGGGCTAAACCAGGGGATACTTGCTTAGATTTATGTTGTGGGAGTGGAGATTTAGCTTTACGTTTGGCACGGCGTATCGGTACAGCAGGTAAAGTATACGGTGTGGATTTCTCACCTAATCTGCTAGCAACAGCCAAAGAACGTTCCCAGAGTACTTACCCCCAACCTCATATTGCTTGGATAGAAGCTGATGTCTTAAGTTTGCCTTTTGCCGATGATCAATTTGATGCGGCGACAATGGGCTATGGGTTAAGAAATGTCACAGATATTTCTCGTAGCCTCCAGGAATTACACCGTGTCCTCAAGCCTGGTGCAAAAGCAGCCATATTAGACTTCCATCGCCCCCATCATCAACAATTACGGGCTTTTCAACAGTGGTATTTAGATAGTGTAGTTGTACCAATGGCGGAAAATCTCGGTGTCAAGGAAGAATACGCTTACATCAGCCCCAGCTTAGATCGCTTTCCCATAGGAAAAGAGCAAGTAGTGTTAGCCCAACAAGTTGGTTTTGTTTCAGTTACCCACTACCCCATTGCGAACGGTATGATGGGAATATTAGTAGTTAGTAAATAG
- a CDS encoding DUF445 domain-containing protein, which produces MDWSHLWLYVSPPVLGGIIGYFTNDVAIKMLFRPYKAIYISGRRVPFTPGLIPRNQERLAKNISDTIMGSLLTPDELQKLARRLLQTERVQSAILWLLQMAIDQIKTDTNQKSAKIVAGILRDLLGESLPRLLKVLARREDFLEAQINQIFDQVLLELQLSEEQSTRLADWLLEIVLPPDVLRQAIIDFLTDRTIQIIDESFREKTSGTYWVVANLFGLRNTLTRLRTFCLDEKEATNDRLKELIKDLQLRDRIKKILQNLTLQNLPIGTVRQLRKTARESVRQYIQTSGSDLLQGLTESVDWENIAGLLLNRLSNSPVVMTSLEVVSQELALILERYLEKDLEAIVAQAIPILSIDQVIVDRVKSTSPADLEAAIEGIVKNELQAIVTLGGVLGFIVGLFQTGFLIFSQQ; this is translated from the coding sequence GTGGATTGGTCTCATCTTTGGTTGTATGTATCTCCCCCGGTATTGGGTGGAATTATTGGCTATTTCACAAATGATGTAGCCATAAAAATGTTATTTCGTCCCTACAAAGCAATCTATATTAGTGGACGAAGAGTGCCGTTTACACCTGGATTGATCCCGCGCAACCAGGAGCGTTTGGCTAAGAATATTTCCGATACAATTATGGGGTCGTTACTAACACCCGATGAATTGCAAAAACTGGCACGACGTTTATTGCAAACAGAACGAGTACAGTCGGCAATTCTGTGGTTGTTACAAATGGCCATAGACCAAATTAAAACCGATACAAATCAGAAAAGTGCCAAAATTGTCGCTGGTATTCTCCGTGATTTGTTAGGAGAATCTTTGCCACGTCTATTAAAAGTTTTAGCCAGAAGAGAAGATTTTTTAGAAGCACAAATCAACCAAATTTTTGATCAAGTATTACTAGAGTTACAACTGAGTGAAGAGCAATCAACTAGATTAGCCGATTGGTTATTAGAAATAGTTTTGCCGCCGGATGTTTTACGACAGGCAATCATAGATTTTTTAACTGATCGCACAATTCAAATTATTGATGAAAGCTTTCGGGAAAAAACTAGTGGGACTTATTGGGTAGTTGCCAATCTCTTTGGATTACGCAATACTTTGACAAGACTAAGAACGTTTTGCTTAGATGAAAAAGAAGCCACAAACGATCGCTTAAAAGAATTAATTAAAGATTTGCAATTGCGCGATCGCATCAAAAAAATCTTGCAAAATTTAACTCTGCAAAATCTGCCTATCGGTACAGTGCGTCAACTCCGCAAAACTGCACGAGAAAGTGTCCGTCAATACATTCAAACTAGCGGTAGTGATTTACTCCAAGGATTAACAGAGTCTGTAGATTGGGAAAACATCGCTGGGTTGCTGCTAAATCGTCTCAGCAATTCACCTGTGGTGATGACTTCTTTAGAAGTTGTCAGTCAAGAATTAGCACTAATTTTGGAACGATATTTAGAAAAAGATTTAGAAGCGATCGTTGCCCAAGCCATACCTATTTTATCAATTGATCAAGTGATTGTTGATCGTGTTAAGTCAACTTCCCCGGCTGATTTAGAAGCAGCAATTGAGGGAATTGTCAAGAACGAATTGCAGGCGATCGTCACTTTAGGTGGTGTTTTAGGTTTTATTGTTGGCTTATTTCAAACCGGGTTTTTAATCTTCAGTCAACAGTAG
- a CDS encoding DUF655 domain-containing protein yields MQVFPIFPNFLLLFLILAIAACQKVQSDNQRPAPLPQDPFVKVYFNHSPSSEYRELYRQQTRLGDNLEQEIIDVISQAKSSVDIAVQELRLPKIAQALRDKQKAGVKVRVILENTYSRPWSSLTANEVKKLTPREKQRYQEFFKFMDMNRDHQLSPEEIQQTDALIILQNAKIPWIDDQADGSAGSQLMHHKFVVVDNRFVIITSANLTLSDTSGDFTNATSLGNANNLLQIDSPEVATLFTEEFNIMWGDGMGGKTDSKFGVNKPIRPPQTIILGNNKITIHFSPTPTTQPWSNTSNGLIGETLNSASQSVDMALFVFSEQRLANILEQRHQQNVKIRALIDRQFAYRSYSEALDMMGIDLSNKCQNELDNQPWKNPLTTVGVPTLPQGDLLHHKFAIIDNQRVITGSHNWSDAANHGNDETLIVIDNPTIAAHYEREFTSLYTHGQIGIPAKVQNKVKQAKTQCPQIKTPTSSNNQLIQVVNINTANATELATLPGVGEKLAQKIITARQQRKFTSLPDLEQVPGISNKMIIKWQDRIKY; encoded by the coding sequence GTGCAAGTTTTTCCCATATTCCCGAATTTTTTGCTCTTATTTTTGATATTAGCGATCGCTGCTTGTCAAAAGGTTCAGTCTGACAATCAGCGTCCTGCACCTCTACCACAAGACCCATTTGTAAAAGTTTACTTTAATCATTCCCCATCCTCAGAATATCGAGAACTTTATCGTCAACAAACTCGACTGGGGGATAACTTAGAACAAGAAATTATTGATGTGATTTCTCAAGCTAAATCTAGCGTAGATATAGCCGTCCAAGAACTACGCTTACCCAAAATTGCCCAAGCTTTAAGAGACAAGCAAAAAGCTGGAGTCAAAGTAAGAGTTATTTTAGAAAATACCTATAGTCGTCCTTGGAGTAGCTTAACTGCCAATGAAGTCAAAAAATTAACTCCCAGAGAAAAACAACGATATCAAGAATTTTTTAAATTCATGGACATGAATCGAGATCATCAACTCAGTCCAGAAGAAATCCAGCAAACAGATGCACTAATCATTCTGCAAAATGCCAAAATCCCTTGGATAGATGATCAAGCTGATGGTTCCGCCGGTAGTCAATTGATGCACCACAAATTTGTAGTTGTAGACAATCGTTTCGTCATTATCACATCGGCAAACTTGACACTTAGCGACACCTCTGGCGACTTTACTAATGCTACTAGTTTAGGCAATGCCAACAACCTCCTACAAATTGATAGTCCAGAAGTTGCTACTTTATTCACAGAAGAATTTAATATCATGTGGGGTGATGGGATGGGAGGAAAAACAGACAGTAAATTTGGCGTGAATAAACCAATACGTCCTCCCCAAACAATTATTTTAGGTAACAACAAAATTACTATACATTTCTCACCCACCCCTACCACCCAACCTTGGAGTAACACCAGCAATGGCTTAATTGGTGAAACCTTAAATTCAGCCAGCCAATCTGTCGATATGGCCTTATTCGTTTTTTCCGAACAGCGTCTGGCTAATATTCTAGAACAACGTCATCAACAAAATGTCAAAATTCGGGCTTTAATTGATAGACAGTTCGCATATCGTTCCTATAGCGAAGCCTTAGATATGATGGGAATTGATCTTAGTAATAAATGCCAAAATGAACTGGATAATCAGCCTTGGAAAAATCCCCTCACTACAGTAGGCGTACCAACATTACCCCAAGGCGATTTACTTCATCACAAATTTGCGATTATCGACAATCAAAGAGTCATTACTGGTTCACATAATTGGTCTGATGCTGCTAATCATGGCAATGATGAAACACTGATAGTCATTGATAATCCTACCATTGCTGCTCATTATGAACGGGAATTCACAAGTCTTTATACTCATGGTCAAATTGGTATCCCAGCAAAAGTGCAAAATAAAGTTAAACAAGCCAAAACTCAATGTCCACAAATTAAAACTCCCACCTCTAGCAACAATCAATTAATCCAAGTAGTCAATATCAACACAGCTAATGCGACAGAATTAGCCACATTACCTGGTGTTGGAGAAAAGCTAGCTCAAAAAATTATTACAGCCCGTCAACAGCGTAAATTTACATCATTACCAGATTTAGAACAAGTCCCTGGCATTAGTAACAAAATGATCATTAAATGGCAAGACAGAATAAAGTATTAA
- a CDS encoding cysteine desulfurase family protein has product MQIYLDYSATTPTRPEAIAAMQTVLTQQWGNPASLHEWGQRAATILEQARIQVAGLINAVNPESIIFTSGGTEADNLAIMGVVRMQTVPQHIIISSVEHSAVTEPANLLEKWGWEVTRLGVNQAGRVNPADLTAALRHNTVLVSVIYGQSEIGTVQAIAQLGKIAQQHGALFHTDAVQAVGRLPIDVQQLPVDLLSLSSHKLYGPQGAGALYIRPGVELKPLMGGGGQERGLRSGTQAVPIIAGFGVAAELAAAELPTETPRLIKLRDRLFAQLADVPDLIPTGDLEHRLPHHVSFYLAQADGNKLSGKTLVRQLNLAGIGISAGAACHSGKLSPSPILLAMGYSAKAALGGIRLTLGRDTTQADVDWTAMVIKQVLHRLTPDLSLVIGQ; this is encoded by the coding sequence ATGCAGATATATTTAGATTACAGCGCTACTACACCTACTCGCCCAGAAGCGATCGCCGCTATGCAAACAGTCCTCACTCAACAATGGGGTAACCCTGCCAGTTTGCATGAGTGGGGACAACGGGCAGCAACTATACTAGAACAAGCCAGAATTCAAGTTGCTGGATTAATTAATGCGGTTAATCCAGAGTCGATTATTTTCACTTCTGGTGGTACAGAAGCGGACAACCTAGCAATTATGGGGGTGGTGAGAATGCAAACAGTACCCCAACACATAATTATCTCTAGTGTGGAACATTCCGCCGTGACTGAACCAGCTAATCTCCTAGAAAAATGGGGTTGGGAAGTCACCCGCTTGGGGGTAAATCAAGCAGGTAGAGTCAATCCGGCAGATTTAACAGCTGCATTGCGACATAATACTGTATTAGTTTCTGTTATTTACGGTCAAAGTGAAATTGGGACAGTCCAAGCGATCGCCCAATTAGGTAAAATAGCTCAACAACATGGTGCTTTGTTTCATACTGATGCAGTGCAAGCGGTGGGACGTTTACCTATTGATGTGCAGCAATTACCTGTAGACTTACTCAGCCTTTCTAGTCATAAATTATATGGGCCACAAGGCGCAGGGGCGCTTTATATCCGTCCTGGTGTCGAGTTAAAGCCTTTGATGGGTGGTGGTGGACAAGAAAGGGGACTGCGTTCTGGAACCCAAGCAGTACCGATAATTGCCGGTTTTGGAGTCGCCGCCGAATTAGCAGCAGCCGAATTACCGACAGAAACACCACGTTTAATTAAACTACGCGATCGCTTATTTGCCCAGTTAGCTGATGTTCCTGATTTAATCCCCACTGGCGATTTAGAACACCGTTTACCTCATCATGTCAGTTTCTACCTAGCACAAGCTGATGGTAATAAACTCAGTGGTAAAACTTTGGTACGTCAGCTAAACCTCGCTGGAATTGGGATTAGTGCCGGTGCTGCTTGCCATAGTGGTAAACTTAGCCCCAGTCCCATACTTCTGGCAATGGGTTATTCTGCCAAAGCCGCGTTGGGAGGAATTCGCCTCACATTAGGACGTGATACCACACAAGCTGATGTTGATTGGACAGCGATGGTAATTAAGCAAGTTTTGCACAGACTGACACCGGATTTATCTTTGGTAATTGGTCAATAG
- a CDS encoding zinc-dependent metalloprotease, giving the protein MNRFAFYIILLQGLFLGIASVNAQLTSSDNVNKTWQNHQKKYVATNQNPHLYSLKQSQSLLSLYPATQLQKPAQVWVIDQNHQVEQQSFNWVVNDTKKAGQQPILQVAKPADKPEKKPETDAKPDKKDELESFDEVVKDTQKSEGLFTLYRHPEKNKIYLEIKPEQLNKNYLATSTLESGVGERGIYSGLPLQDFLFYFQRVNNKISFVVRNVNFRTREGDPQARSLARSFSDSVLYTIDIKSIHPQRKTLLIDLGDLLLTDLAGLSLVTGKAANTDQSYFGEAKTFPQNLEIESVMNFSSTDSTSENEMFRLMSLPDSRGYTLRVHYSLSQLPDNNYHARLADERVGYFITAYQDLSKDDPSDPFVRYINRWHLEKQDPDAPISRPKKPIVFWIDNAVPPQYREAIKEGVLMWNQAFLKAGFKDAIEARQMPNNATWDPADIRYNTIRWINTVDGYFAMGPSRVNPLTGEILDADILVDASFVRLLKSRYRSLVDPNQTKTRTSLSTLMGKGLLCGNGLKAKGTNNNQPQPTRTSNPWRGLSKLASEYDLCYGMEAANQFAFGALTMSMLQDTTPTQEQLQQYIHEYLRLIIAHEVGHTLGLRHNFRGSTLLPPEEMNNQEITRNKGLVTSVMDYIPPNIAPPGTKQGDYFPSMVGPYDEWAIKYGYTQTQAKTPIAEKPILQAIANQSDQPELSYSPDEDVYDLDPTADAWDNSNNVLVYSQWQLDNSRLMWERLNKRFPMDGEGYSDVSDRFSSILGNYFQNILYTTKYIGGQSFYRLQQGEMSSSKIARPNRLPFEPVPVEKQRQALKALQKYVFAEDALNFSPELLNKLAPSRWYHWGSYPQIGRLDYPIHDLVLLLQGAVLRELLSGDRLTRLKDIELKSPPDKSLTLPELFDTLQTGIWTEVLKPKGGGMKITSLRRGLQREYVDMLIGMVLRRDYVPEDARSLARYKLKQLDEKIQQVNTSDEYTKAHLLETSDRIEKALNAPLQGN; this is encoded by the coding sequence ATGAACAGATTCGCGTTTTATATAATTTTGTTACAGGGTTTGTTTTTAGGAATTGCCAGTGTTAATGCTCAGTTAACGTCAAGTGATAATGTCAACAAAACTTGGCAAAATCATCAAAAAAAATATGTAGCTACCAATCAAAATCCTCACTTGTACAGTCTGAAGCAAAGCCAGTCACTTTTGTCTCTCTATCCCGCTACTCAACTACAGAAACCAGCACAAGTTTGGGTAATTGATCAAAATCACCAAGTTGAACAACAATCCTTTAATTGGGTAGTTAATGATACTAAAAAAGCAGGTCAGCAACCCATATTACAAGTTGCCAAACCAGCAGATAAGCCTGAGAAAAAGCCGGAAACAGATGCTAAACCAGATAAGAAGGACGAACTAGAATCATTTGATGAAGTAGTTAAAGATACCCAAAAGTCAGAGGGATTATTTACCTTATATCGCCATCCAGAAAAAAATAAGATATATCTAGAAATTAAACCAGAACAACTCAATAAAAATTATTTAGCCACGAGTACACTAGAATCCGGGGTTGGTGAACGAGGAATTTATAGTGGTTTACCTCTGCAAGATTTTTTATTTTATTTTCAACGGGTAAATAACAAAATATCGTTTGTAGTGCGTAACGTCAATTTTCGCACACGAGAAGGAGATCCACAAGCGCGATCGCTCGCCCGTTCTTTTAGCGATTCTGTTCTCTACACCATCGATATCAAAAGCATTCATCCCCAACGCAAAACTCTGCTGATTGACTTGGGTGATTTACTCCTCACCGACTTGGCAGGATTATCTTTAGTTACAGGTAAGGCTGCTAATACAGATCAATCTTATTTTGGGGAAGCGAAAACTTTTCCGCAAAATTTAGAAATTGAGTCAGTGATGAACTTTTCTAGCACTGATAGCACTTCAGAGAATGAAATGTTCCGTTTGATGTCTTTACCTGATAGTCGTGGCTACACCTTGCGAGTTCATTATAGTCTATCTCAATTACCAGATAATAACTATCATGCCCGTTTAGCCGATGAACGGGTGGGTTATTTCATTACTGCTTATCAAGATTTATCCAAGGATGATCCCAGCGATCCCTTTGTGCGCTACATTAATCGCTGGCACTTAGAAAAACAAGACCCCGACGCACCCATATCTCGTCCCAAAAAACCCATTGTCTTTTGGATTGATAATGCCGTACCACCACAGTATCGTGAGGCGATTAAAGAAGGGGTACTGATGTGGAACCAAGCCTTCTTAAAAGCTGGGTTTAAGGATGCCATTGAAGCTAGACAAATGCCCAACAATGCTACATGGGACCCAGCAGATATCCGTTACAATACAATTCGCTGGATTAACACAGTTGATGGTTATTTCGCTATGGGGCCATCCCGTGTGAATCCTTTAACTGGGGAAATTTTAGACGCAGATATTTTGGTAGATGCTAGCTTTGTGCGATTGCTGAAGAGTAGATATCGCAGTCTTGTTGATCCCAACCAAACAAAAACCCGAACTTCTTTATCAACATTAATGGGAAAAGGCTTACTTTGTGGTAATGGTTTAAAGGCGAAAGGAACAAATAACAATCAGCCACAACCAACAAGGACAAGTAACCCTTGGCGTGGGTTATCTAAACTAGCGAGTGAGTATGATTTGTGTTATGGGATGGAAGCGGCAAACCAATTTGCCTTTGGTGCGTTAACCATGTCAATGTTACAAGATACCACTCCCACTCAAGAACAATTACAACAATATATTCATGAATATTTACGTCTAATTATTGCTCACGAAGTCGGACATACCCTGGGTTTGCGACACAATTTTCGGGGTAGCACACTTTTACCACCAGAAGAAATGAATAACCAAGAAATTACCCGGAATAAAGGCTTGGTAACTTCGGTGATGGACTACATTCCGCCAAATATTGCCCCACCAGGAACAAAGCAGGGAGACTACTTCCCTAGTATGGTGGGGCCTTATGATGAGTGGGCAATTAAGTATGGTTATACCCAAACCCAAGCCAAAACTCCGATAGCAGAAAAGCCTATTTTACAAGCAATCGCTAATCAATCAGACCAACCAGAGTTAAGTTACTCCCCAGATGAGGATGTCTATGACCTTGATCCCACCGCCGATGCTTGGGACAATAGTAACAACGTGCTAGTTTATTCCCAATGGCAGTTAGATAATTCCCGGCTAATGTGGGAACGCCTTAACAAGCGTTTTCCGATGGATGGAGAAGGTTATAGTGATGTTAGCGATCGCTTTAGTTCGATTTTAGGTAACTACTTTCAGAATATTCTCTACACCACAAAATATATCGGTGGCCAGTCTTTTTATCGACTCCAACAGGGGGAAATGTCATCGAGTAAAATTGCCCGCCCCAATCGTCTACCATTTGAACCAGTACCCGTAGAAAAACAACGACAAGCCTTAAAAGCACTGCAAAAATATGTCTTTGCTGAAGATGCTTTGAATTTCTCCCCAGAACTTCTCAATAAACTAGCCCCTTCCCGATGGTATCATTGGGGCAGTTACCCGCAAATTGGTCGGCTAGATTATCCCATTCATGATTTGGTGTTATTGTTACAAGGCGCAGTATTACGAGAATTACTCTCAGGCGATCGCTTAACTCGTCTCAAGGATATTGAACTCAAAAGTCCGCCTGATAAGTCACTAACCTTACCTGAGCTTTTTGATACTTTGCAAACTGGTATTTGGACGGAAGTCTTAAAACCCAAAGGTGGAGGCATGAAAATCACCAGTCTGCGACGAGGCTTGCAGCGCGAATATGTGGATATGTTAATCGGGATGGTGTTACGTCGAGACTATGTCCCAGAAGATGCCCGTTCACTGGCCAGGTATAAACTAAAACAGTTAGATGAAAAAATTCAGCAGGTTAATACCAGCGATGAGTATACCAAAGCGCATCTATTAGAAACAAGCGATCGCATCGAGAAAGCCTTAAATGCGCCTTTACAGGGGAATTAA